GGGACGTGCACGGCGCATACCCGCGCGGTGAACAGCGCCAAACGAGGACTAGTCACCCCGCGCCGCTGGGTAGCCCGACACCATCGACGCGCACACCGAGATCCCCGCAGCGCCCGAGAGCGTTCGCATGGCACGCCACTTCGTCGAGGCGCGTCTGCGGGAGTGCACGTCGCCCGCGCTGGTGGACGACGCCACCCTCCTCACCACCGAGCTGGCCGCCAACGCCGTCCGCCACAGCCGGACGGACCACATCGAGCTGTCCATCGACTGGGACGACGACCGGGTGCGGGTGGCCGTCGCGGACGGGTCGCCGGTGCCGCCGACCGTGCTCCACCCCGACCCCCTCGCGCCCGGTGGGCGCGGCCTCCAGCTGGTCGACGCCCTCGCCACCCGGTGGGGCTTCGAGCGCCGGCCGGAGGGCAAGGTCGTGTGGTTCGAGCTGTCCGCCTGAGCCCACCGGCTCAGGCAGGCCCGGACGCGCGCGGGCTCAGCGGATCTCGAACACGTCCTGCACGCCGGTGACCTCGAGCACGTAGCGCACGGCGCC
The sequence above is drawn from the Acidimicrobiales bacterium genome and encodes:
- a CDS encoding ATP-binding protein — encoded protein: MPAAPESVRMARHFVEARLRECTSPALVDDATLLTTELAANAVRHSRTDHIELSIDWDDDRVRVAVADGSPVPPTVLHPDPLAPGGRGLQLVDALATRWGFERRPEGKVVWFELSA